Proteins encoded in a region of the Perca fluviatilis chromosome 6, GENO_Pfluv_1.0, whole genome shotgun sequence genome:
- the slc2a8 gene encoding solute carrier family 2, facilitated glucose transporter member 8 isoform X1: MDIQNERRRLLDAEDEDGDLTGLISEQDAYLSKVKNRNLYLATFASVLGPMSFGFVLGYSSPAIPELTSITTDPRLRLDTNQASWFGSIVTLGAAAGGLLGGWMVGKIGRKLSLMFCSLPFVFGFTIIIAAQNVWMLYVGRVLTGLASGVTSLVVPLYISEMAHERVRGLLGSCVQLMVVLGIMGVYLAGLYLDWRWLAICCSIPPTLLMVCMCFMPETPRFLLSQGKRREAEEALRFLRGPDAPVEWECARIEEACDEQGSSFQMSDLKDPGVYKPLVIGVVLMIFQQMTGINAIMFYAETIFEQAHFKESDLASVIVGVIQVVFTGVAALIMDKAGRKVLLIISGVAMAISTTAFGVYFYLMSKLHSTTSLSLLALDIQSKAAEEPHADLAWLALASMAVFITGFALGWGPIPWLIMSEIFPSKVRGVASAVCVLTNWSMAFVVTKTFQEMMILLTSAGTFWLFASMCILNVIFTIAFIPETKGKTLEQIEATFRGTSGP; encoded by the exons ATGGACATCCAAAACGAGAGGAGAAGGCTGCTGGATGCGGAGGATGAAGATGGGGATCTTACTGGACTCATATCTGAGCAGGATGCTTATCTCAG TAAAGTGAAGAACAGGAACTTGTACCTGGCGACGTTTGCGTCTGTTCTGGGTCCCATGAGCTTCGGCTTCGTGTTGGGGTACAGCTCTCCCGCCATCCCCGAACTTACCAGCATCACTACTGACCCTCGGTTGCGGCTGGACACTAACCAGGCCTCCTGGTTCGGG TCCATAGTGACGCTGGGAGCGGCGGCCGGTGGCCTGCTGGGCGGCTGGATGGTGGGGAAGATCGGCAGGAAGCTCAGTCTGATGTTCTGCTCGCTGCCATTCGTCTTCGGTTTCACCATCATCATCGCAGCACAGAACGTGTGGATGCTTTACGTCGGCAGAGTGCTCACCGGCCTCGCCAGCGGGGTCACGTCATTGGTCGTCCCG CTGTATATCTCTGAAATGGCACACGAGCGGGTACGTGGGTTGTTAGGCTCCTGTGTGCAACTCATGGTGGTGCTAGGCATCATGGGAGTGTATCTCGCAG gtctctacctGGACTGGCGCTGGCTCGCAATCTGCTGCTCCATCCCGCCAACGCTGCTGATGGTCTGCATGTGCTTCATGCCAGAGACGCCCCGGTTCCTGCTGTCACAGGGCAAGAGGCGGGAAGCTGAGGAGGCGCTACGCTTCCTGCGAGGGCCGGACGCCCCCGTCGAATGGGAGTGCGCCCGCATCGAGGAGGCTTGTGATGAGCAG GGCTCTAGTTTCCAGATGTCCGACCTGAAGGACCCTGGTGTCTACAAGCCTCTGGTGATCGGCGTCGTGCTGATGATCTTCCAGCAGATGACGGGGATCAATGCCATCATGTTCTACGCTGAGACCATATTTGAACAGGCACATTTTAAG gaaaGTGACTTGGCTTCAGTGATCGTGGGTGTGATTCAGGTTGTCTTTACAGGAGTGGCAGCGCTGATTATGGACAAAGCTGGAAGGAAGGTCCTTCTCATCATCTCAG GGGTTGCCATGGCGATCAGCACCACAGCATTCGGGGTTTACTTCTACCTGATGTCCAAACTTCACAGCACCACGTCGCTGAGCCTCTTGGCGCTGGACATCCAGAGCAAGGCTGCCGAAGAACCCCACGCTGACCTGGCCTGGTTGGCCCTGGCCAGCATGGCCGTCTTCATCACAG GTTTTGCTCTGGGATGGGGTCCGATCCCCTGGCTTATCATGTCGGAGATTTTCCCGTCCAAAGTTAGGGGGGTTGCTAGTGCTGTGTGCGTCCTCACCAACTGGAGCATGGCGTTCGTAGTCACCAAGACCTTCCAAGAAATGATG ATTCTTCTAACCAGCGCTGGAACCTTCTGGCTCTTTGCCTCTATGTGCATCCTCAACGTCATCTTCACCATAGCCTTCATCCCAGAAACAAAGGGCAAGACACTGGAGCAGATCGAAGCCACTTTCAGAGGGACATCAGGTCCATGA
- the slc2a8 gene encoding solute carrier family 2, facilitated glucose transporter member 8 isoform X2: MSFGFVLGYSSPAIPELTSITTDPRLRLDTNQASWFGSIVTLGAAAGGLLGGWMVGKIGRKLSLMFCSLPFVFGFTIIIAAQNVWMLYVGRVLTGLASGVTSLVVPLYISEMAHERVRGLLGSCVQLMVVLGIMGVYLAGLYLDWRWLAICCSIPPTLLMVCMCFMPETPRFLLSQGKRREAEEALRFLRGPDAPVEWECARIEEACDEQGSSFQMSDLKDPGVYKPLVIGVVLMIFQQMTGINAIMFYAETIFEQAHFKESDLASVIVGVIQVVFTGVAALIMDKAGRKVLLIISGVAMAISTTAFGVYFYLMSKLHSTTSLSLLALDIQSKAAEEPHADLAWLALASMAVFITGFALGWGPIPWLIMSEIFPSKVRGVASAVCVLTNWSMAFVVTKTFQEMMILLTSAGTFWLFASMCILNVIFTIAFIPETKGKTLEQIEATFRGTSGP; the protein is encoded by the exons ATGAGCTTCGGCTTCGTGTTGGGGTACAGCTCTCCCGCCATCCCCGAACTTACCAGCATCACTACTGACCCTCGGTTGCGGCTGGACACTAACCAGGCCTCCTGGTTCGGG TCCATAGTGACGCTGGGAGCGGCGGCCGGTGGCCTGCTGGGCGGCTGGATGGTGGGGAAGATCGGCAGGAAGCTCAGTCTGATGTTCTGCTCGCTGCCATTCGTCTTCGGTTTCACCATCATCATCGCAGCACAGAACGTGTGGATGCTTTACGTCGGCAGAGTGCTCACCGGCCTCGCCAGCGGGGTCACGTCATTGGTCGTCCCG CTGTATATCTCTGAAATGGCACACGAGCGGGTACGTGGGTTGTTAGGCTCCTGTGTGCAACTCATGGTGGTGCTAGGCATCATGGGAGTGTATCTCGCAG gtctctacctGGACTGGCGCTGGCTCGCAATCTGCTGCTCCATCCCGCCAACGCTGCTGATGGTCTGCATGTGCTTCATGCCAGAGACGCCCCGGTTCCTGCTGTCACAGGGCAAGAGGCGGGAAGCTGAGGAGGCGCTACGCTTCCTGCGAGGGCCGGACGCCCCCGTCGAATGGGAGTGCGCCCGCATCGAGGAGGCTTGTGATGAGCAG GGCTCTAGTTTCCAGATGTCCGACCTGAAGGACCCTGGTGTCTACAAGCCTCTGGTGATCGGCGTCGTGCTGATGATCTTCCAGCAGATGACGGGGATCAATGCCATCATGTTCTACGCTGAGACCATATTTGAACAGGCACATTTTAAG gaaaGTGACTTGGCTTCAGTGATCGTGGGTGTGATTCAGGTTGTCTTTACAGGAGTGGCAGCGCTGATTATGGACAAAGCTGGAAGGAAGGTCCTTCTCATCATCTCAG GGGTTGCCATGGCGATCAGCACCACAGCATTCGGGGTTTACTTCTACCTGATGTCCAAACTTCACAGCACCACGTCGCTGAGCCTCTTGGCGCTGGACATCCAGAGCAAGGCTGCCGAAGAACCCCACGCTGACCTGGCCTGGTTGGCCCTGGCCAGCATGGCCGTCTTCATCACAG GTTTTGCTCTGGGATGGGGTCCGATCCCCTGGCTTATCATGTCGGAGATTTTCCCGTCCAAAGTTAGGGGGGTTGCTAGTGCTGTGTGCGTCCTCACCAACTGGAGCATGGCGTTCGTAGTCACCAAGACCTTCCAAGAAATGATG ATTCTTCTAACCAGCGCTGGAACCTTCTGGCTCTTTGCCTCTATGTGCATCCTCAACGTCATCTTCACCATAGCCTTCATCCCAGAAACAAAGGGCAAGACACTGGAGCAGATCGAAGCCACTTTCAGAGGGACATCAGGTCCATGA